The nucleotide sequence AGCATCCGTACCGCTGGTGAGAACCCCTCGCGGGAGAACATCCAGGGTCTCGGGCGGCTCGCCGGAGACATCAAGCGGCTGGGTAACGCGCACGGCGCGGTGGATGCAGCGACCCAGAACTACGACGCCAAGGTCACCACCGCAGGTGAAAAGCGCGACACGAAGGTCAACAAGGCGCAGCGGAAGTTCGGGCGCAAGACCGAGAAGGCTGCGTCTGCTCGCGACAATGAGACCAGGGGAGTGCGGGGTTACCTCGGTCAGGACCGTGCCGGAGGGAGTTCCGGCGGCCGTGACCAGGGCGGTCGATGAGCCACAGCGCAGTCAGGTGAGTTTGCCGAACGCGTAGAGCGCTGCTTTCAAGCCCACGTAGCCGGGCACGCTCGCCGCGTAGAAGACCAGCGCCGCCGGTACGGCCCAGAGCATGAGGACGAGCAGGCCGGCGTTGGTCACGGCGATGGCGAGGGAGAGCAGCGGTTGCCGCCAGGCGGCAACCGCTGCCACCCGCCAGCTCGCGGTCGCCCCGAGGTCGAAGTGCACGAGGGCGGCCGGCAGGAGCGTGCCGAGGTAGCCGGCGAGGACGATCGCGAGCCCGCCGGCAACCGGCCGCAGGCCAGGCTGTTGGTATGCGGCCGCCAGGTAGAACGCGTGCACGAACACGGTGGCCAGCGGTAACCCGAGCCGCAGCTGCGACCGGCCGAGCTCGGCGCGCCACTGCATCCAGAAGCCCCGCACCGCCTGCGGTTGCCGGCCGCGGTCGTACTCCCGGAGCAACCAGAACATCGCCACCGTCGCCGGTGCGACGCCGAACACGCCGAGGCCGGCGATCGTGCCTGCCGCCCACAGCCGGTTGGCCAGAGCCAGTCGCGCCGGCCAGCGCAGCAGCCGGTAAAGCGGCGCGAGCCGGCCGGACAGTTCGACGTCCGCCCGCTCCGCCGGTTTGCCGGCTGTCACGGGATGGCCCCCATCTCGCGTTCCCTGATCTCCCACAGTTCGGTGAGGCCGAGCAGCTCGACCATACTGGCGGTGGGGACGAACGGGTCGCCCGTCCGGTGCAGGTGCTCCTCGATGCGCGCAGCCAGGTCAGAACGGACGTCCGCGTGGCCGGGGTCGGCCACCAGGTTCCGCTCCTGCAGCGGGTCGGCGTCGTTGTCGAACAACAGCCACGGCAGGCGGCCGACGGCCTCGGCGTACGTCCAACGCGTGGTGCGTATCCCGC is from Streptosporangiales bacterium and encodes:
- a CDS encoding DUF624 domain-containing protein, with protein sequence MGDQGTRDGGHPVTAGKPAERADVELSGRLAPLYRLLRWPARLALANRLWAAGTIAGLGVFGVAPATVAMFWLLREYDRGRQPQAVRGFWMQWRAELGRSQLRLGLPLATVFVHAFYLAAAYQQPGLRPVAGGLAIVLAGYLGTLLPAALVHFDLGATASWRVAAVAAWRQPLLSLAIAVTNAGLLVLMLWAVPAALVFYAASVPGYVGLKAALYAFGKLT